Below is a genomic region from Anguilla anguilla isolate fAngAng1 chromosome 18, fAngAng1.pri, whole genome shotgun sequence.
ATATCGTCAGATCATTAGTCTACTCTGTAACCGCATAAGGAGCACTCAAATCCTATTCGCTTTATTTCTCCAAAATATCTTTGCTGGTCTTTAAGAAACAAAGTTCATAGCAATTTGCGGACATAAAACAGCGATTGCAGCTAGCCTGATCGTCGGTGGGTCTCTAATTCagtgacagattttttttctttttttgacagccGCTGGATTGCTTTCCCCCttgctggctccgcccccgtgcCCATGACACAGCTGGCTccatcacccctccccctcctcccttctgcGCTCTCACTCTCAACCCCAATATGCATCTTTTAAAACTGTGAGGTGGGAGGAGACAGGCCAAGAGCTGGTGAAGCcgcacacttaaaaaaaaaataataaaaggaacAACAAACTACACTCTGAAGATACTCTGCAGTACATTTTCATACACAAGTATTTTTACATCAActtgtttcacacacacacacacacacacacacacacacacacacacacacccacaaaagaaaaaagctatTTCTTGAATGAATTGTGATGGCAAAATGCACGGACAGCATTAACACAGCTACAAACAGGCCTTACCGGTGTCTGTGAAAGCCTGGATGTCATAGGTCAAGTCAATGTTCACACTCTCCGCATTCTCCACCTTCTTGAAGATGATTCCAATGAACCACCTGGAAATGTATTCATTCCTGTTTCgacagaaatatgcattttaatcacCCATGTATCACtggagttttaaaaacatttatattttaaaagttttgattttgaacttaataaggagggaaaaaaatgaaatcaagcaATATTTGATATAGACTACTACCACAATCAACACACAGGTTAAATAAACTGCAGTAAATTTCAAATGTTACTGAATTCCGTTATCAAATCCAGACGCACAGAACAATGGAAGAGGGACAATTAGTTTTCAGCTCCACCTGGTGACTATGCAAGGTACTGCGTCCACCGCTCTTAAATGCttgagcacagacagacaggacgtCCTTCATCAACTGACATTGGTCTTCCTGTCCACTGGATTTTATCATTAAACCAGAACAGTACATTCCATGCACTTTCCTTCTGtttcattactgtacactgtcTGGAAATTCTTTAGAATCCAAGAACTAGGCGGACTCACAGATGGAGTTTAAAAAGCTAGTGATCTATAATCCTTgatgccatttttaatgcaaacatgAGCAGGACACGTTCCCTGTAGAATTTACTTCTATGTTCTACTctcatatttcaaatgtaatgcaAGTATTTAAACTCAGGTTTCTTGGCTCCAACCAGAGATTCAAATCCTACTTGCTCCAACCAACATGATACAAAATGCTCTTTCCACAGACTTCAGTGGTGTACAGCTACTGTGCCACAGTCTCTCAGAACAGACTCGCTCAGCAATCGTTCATGAAACCGTTTACATAAGATCAAAGCTGCACTATGGGAGATTGATGTTGTACTCAATTACATAATTTACCAACACCCACTGGGAGAAAATCAGATCGTAGAGCTCaggttaaaacaaaatgttcttgTTACACAgtacccaaaaaacaaaaaaaaaaaatcagttctgATAAAGAACTCCCTTCTATGAACTCAAGTTACAAAGTAAACAGAAACACTGCCCCCTTGTGGGGTCCGTCTTGGCGGCGCACATGCAAGGCCACAGACTGCACAGGGAAGCGCATCTGAGTCGGGGCTGAAAGCCTACACCCCGGCAGGCCCGAGTCTACACCCCGGCAGGCCCGAGTCTACACCCCGGCAGGCCCGAGTCTACACCCCGGCAGGCCCGAGTCTACACCCCGGCAGGCCCGAGTCTACACCCCGGCAGGCCCGAGTCTACACCCCGGCAGGCCCGAGTCTACACCCCGGCAGGCCCGAGTCTACACCCCGGCAGGCCCGAGCCCACACCCAGGCAGGCCCGAGTCTACACCCCGGCAGGCCCGAGTCTACACCCCGGCAGGCCCGAGCCCACACCCTGGCAGGCCCGAGCCCACACCCTGGCAGGCCCGAGTCTACACCCCGGCAGGCCCGAGTCTACACCCTGGCAGGCCCGAGCCAACACCCTGGCAGGCCCGGTCAGCGGGCAGCCGGACTCAGGACTCACTCGCTGCTGTTCTCCTTGGACCCGGGGAAGGACTGCGGGTTCACATGGGCCAGAGTGATGTACTCGTTCCGCTCCAGATTCCCCACCAGAACCCGGATCTTGGACTCCACCAGACCGATCCTGGAGAGAGACGGACACAAGGTCATGACAAACAACCAGAGCAAGGCATTAAGAGCGCGTGTGAGCACTGTGAATAACAGCCAAAATGGGAGCAGGAGCCGCCAGGGTGAAGGACTGCAGTTTCCACCAATGCGGCTgtacatgcaaaacacacacgcacacatacaacagtcacacactcaccattcTAAGTGATTCTCCTCAGTAGATGCACTGGCTGTCAGTACAATGTAATGCCTGTTCAACAAGATGCACAAAAGGTAAAGTGAAACTTTAATTGCAATTTTTAGAACATCCTTCTGCGCATGTTCACCAATACTATGTAATAACCGTAAGTACAGAATCGACACACAAACCACCATAACCACAACGCATTTACGTActtgtatttttggaaaaagtttGGCGGCTCAAAAAGCTTCGACCAATCCGCTTTCCCCTGAAGAATTTCATCGGTGACATTGAGACCTGGCGGTATGAGGAGAGGGAAGTTCAGCAACCCAAACGCGCATCACAGAGAGGCGACCTAACTGCTGAATGTGGACGTGTAGCCGCCAGCAGTTACACCTACACCGTTCAGACCGATTCCGGGCCGTTGCCGCGAGCGACGGGCCCGTTTCCGTTTCTTTACCCACCGTTCTTAAACTCCTCGCTCATGATGGtgcgggtggaggtggagaCGTTGTAGGTGGAGTTCTGCTGCGGGTACGCGGGCGTGATGATGGGCATGAGGTGGTACCGGTCAGAGGGGTTCacctgcaggtgggggggggggagacgttAGCCTCAGGGCAGGATGTTAgccggcgggggcagggggacaAGGGCACTTTAGAAAGCCAGACTCACCCGTGGGTCCCAGACAGGCAGGTTCAGGTTGCTCTCTTCAGGTTGTTTCAAGAGGACCGGGTTGGGCCATTCCCTGCGGGAgggagaggttgggggggggggggggggtgttagtgAACAGGGCTTTACTGAGCTCTCTGGAACACTACAGGTCTGAAATGTTTCAGTGACCAGAACTGCTCCCCTGAACAGATAAAACattaagggcctgatttactacaAACTTCAGCATGCGCAAAACCATTTAGTATGCGCAAAACCAacaacatgaccaatgattggtcattgCATTCGTTTTTGCACTAATCATCGGTTGTGTTCTGCGTGTGCCAAAAGGTCAATGGCAAATCAGGGCCTAAATGTAAGCCATGCATGTTGGCCGGGATGAAGGAATCTGCATTAAAcaaatggataaaaaaaataaaaaaaacactggccaTCAGCCTTCTAGTGCTGACACCCAAGCGTTCCTCCACAACAGGAAGCGGTGCGAACGCCTGCATTTCCCAAACGGACTCACCACTTGGAGAAGACGAGGAAGAACTTGTGCACCAGCGTGGCGGCGACCGCGTTGGGGTACAGCTGGCAGGTTCGGGCCACCAGCATGGCCCAGGACACGCCCCCCAAGAAGCCCAGCATGTTGGAGTAGATTCCCCGCCCTGGAGGAGGGGCACAAAGCCACGCCCGTCAGATCTCGCGCTGCACGCACTCAAAGCGGCCGAACCTTTCACACGCGGCCCCCCACACAGCCCCGGTACACTCACGCTTGGCCCACAGCTTGATGGCTCTCAACGTTAGCCTGAAGTTCTCCTTGTTTGGCACCAGGTACAGGATTTCATCGGTGACTCGACAACCTGCGCGGAAGggttcattcataaaaacaaagcacTGGCACCCTGTTCTGCAAGAGAGCACCTCAGCTACACAAAAAGAAAGGGgatgtttaaccctttaaactgaacattctaatactgatgtAACGATCACTACTGGGAACTGAAAGCAATCGAATTCTAGAACATTGACTTGTAGAAATATTCttaaaaacctactcttcaaagagtgAAGGACAATCCTTCCAAAACAGTTTCTATCACTACACTACAGGTGGAAAATCCACACTTCAATCAAACACTTTGAGCAGCCTACCGTTTAAGCTGCGAATGCATCGGATATCTAGATTCCTCAAGTGAGAGTCTCCTCGCAGGTCCAGGTTGTCGGGAATGGACGGCAGGGCCAGTCTCGCAAACAACAGATCAATCTacccaggagagagagggggagggagagaaattaACGCAAATAAATCCTTTTATAAAAAGAAGTACATTAAGAAACTTTGAAAGCACCATTTTAACGTTGCTTACCTCAATCCCATCAAACTTAAACTTGATAACTGGTACAAATGCATCCTCAACAGCCTGtgttgaaagaaaatgaacacgTTCAGTCGGTAAACCAACGAAGGACAGTCGGAAAAGGGAAGCATGCAGTTTGGCTattctcccccagatccccccTGGAGTAGCCCGCCGATGAGACCAGCGCGCCCTGTGCCCGGAGAACGCTCACCCGTAGGTCTTTGATCTCCTCGAGCTGCTTGAGCTTTTCAAAGAAAGACTGAAAGAAGTCGGAGCGGTCCACGTGACGGGGAGCCACACACAGCGCGTCGATATCCGCCCCTGAAACGCCGGGAGAGGTACATGAACCACAGGCGGCATAAGCGCGAAGCACACACTGCTCAGGCTGCTGAACAGGACAATACGACAGAGGCCATTACTGGCTTCACAGCAGCTTCTGTACATGCAAGCATCTCGTTGGCCTCACCTTTAGTATGCACTCCAAGTCGATAGGAcccaaatgtaaatattttcccaCCGACATTGGCTACAGCTGAGGGGGGAAGGTTCTGTAACAGAGTAGacgtacatttttaatattttatcaacATATAACAGCAGTAAACAGGAGGGACACCTGATGTTTAAATGTAAGAACAGTGAGAAATTTGAAAAGAGAAAACTCATTCTGAAAAGGTCATGTCATCAACCATGGTGCTATTTTACAAAGGAAATGGACTGGACATGAAGCAAAGGAAATATTCTGATACAGACACGCAGACAAAGCTggcaaaattaataaatgaaagacaaaataaaggTGCAGTCATCATTACGCAATTCTATTACTTACCTTAGTATCACTAATATCTGCAATCCATTCCTTGACAAACATGTTGAGTTTCCCCAGAACGGCCAATCTGAAATATAACAGACAAACGTGTGTGCACATAGTATATGGAAACCTAGTTTAAGTTGACAGTTCATCGAAAAAGTCAAGCCCGTTCCTCTCAAATACCACTGTTGCACCAAAGCCCGGGCGCAGCCAACGCGCTCACGTGGAAAAAAAGTGACGTCACAAGGCCCCACCTGTGATTGAGCTCATCCTCGTCCTCAAACACCCCGAAAGGCTTCATGGCCTCGATGAGTTTCTGGGTGTACATGTGATCGATCTCCCTGGGGAACGCCAAGCTGATGGAGGATGTGATCCCATAGTGTTTCTGAGGCTGCTGCCCGCCAAGCACACTGTTGCTAGtccttaaaataaatagaaataagaCAATTCACCTTTCCACACAGCTCCTACTCTCTTCACAAAATTCATCATCAGTTTAAACAAGCATGACAGTGGTTGACTATAACTGTAGGCAAAGTACAAAAaagttacaaataaaatagtctAGGTTATGGAATAGCATTCCATTATATTACACATGATGacacaaacaaaatcacacacacacaaaatacaattttaaaaataaaattagattagAACACGACTACCACGAAAAGAATTAATGCACGTTTTAACTGACACTGACATACGTCCTGATTTGGGGCGGGATACTCGTAATAGACAAAGCTCAAGATACATAATTTCATTTGGCCTTAAAATTAGGTCATATAATGGTACCGCTACAGGTTGATAACGTACGGACCACGCCCCATCGCCCcgggttattattttttttaataaaacgaTAAATTAGTATCTAACAGTACGTCAGCTTACTGCATTTAAAGTGACTTCTGTACAACGTATTGTGTTTTGTGCATTACCGTTGTTGTTTAGCTAGCTATACCATTTCACATTGCTGCATAACATTCGCTTCAAAACCAGTCCACATGTTTACATTTAGCAAGCTAGGCATTTACTTAGGCTACAGCGAAATTAAACTAGCGGGCAGGAAATACTAAAGTTGCAGgctgaaaaaaacatactgaTTTGAGCAAGACATGTTAAATCCTGACTAGAAAACGCAACAGTCACAAAATCAACAAGCTAACGCTATGTAGCAAACACCATAGCGTTAGCAACAGTCGCGCCAAGCATGTCACCTCTCTCGTAACAAGaatggctaacgttagctaacagcAAGATAAACAAACCATCTAGCTAACGATAGCCACCAAGAAGCACGACACACAGACTAGCTAACACTAGCTACCACTGAGCAAGATAAACTGGTTGTGTAATGTTAGCCAAACGCTCGTCATTTCCAACGAATCGCACCAAACGGTTTGATGCAGGGAACACGATTACGCTTCAACTCTCGCCAACTCATGAAATAAACCCAGCTAGACTAGCAGATTCGCCTATGGTTACAACAGTAAAGATACTGTAGACAGCTAGCATGTCGTTTTAAGAATCACACAAGGATCGATCGCCAAGTTAGACTAACTTCACCAGAACTCAACCCTGTCAACCAAAAGCACGCATCGTATCTCAGCGTACTGTTGTCAGCAAGCTAGTTAGCGAATCTACACAAAGTTAACGCAAGTTCAACATGTAGCTATCCAGTGTTACAGAAAAATAGCttataatataattaatctTATTTTTCCGGTGACAAAGAACAGTCTCATTTATGGTTCTCCTttgcaacaaaataaacaaccGCAAAACATATTCGATGTGAATCTCGCAGGCCTTTGTTAATCCTAGCTTACTAGCTAACATACAACCAGGTAACGGCCATAAACCCATCTCCTTTCAACAACAAAGGGAAATTAATTTATCAGATCAGTTTAAATGCTTGGACCACTTACGTTGACATTTCTTTCATGACCTCCAGAGGAGCTTTCGTcgtatttttcaaaatatcttCCTTGAAAACATGTAAACTCAGCCAGCAGCAGCCCCCGTCAGTATTTATAACAATAGTTGTACTCCAATATGGCGACGACCGGCGCTGTGTTTCCCGACGGGCTTTGCGCGGCACAGCACGGCGTTAATGCAGTTGGTTTAAATAAAGTACGCCGACTGCATTGTAGCATTGGATCAGGACTGTTGACATGGAGGTAGTGCAAGTATTTTTTCTTAACAAGTCTATATTTCGATATTGTTTTAACGTTAACTGTTCTGAGAAAAAAAGCGGGTACCATATTGTGCGTCTTCCCCTTTACAAGTAGGCCTAGACAGTGAGGACATGAAGTTCCGGGACATCGCGTGACTCAGTTGTCAGAAGCCCTCTGGGTGCTAATTTTCACGTCGTACTGCTGTTAGACTTAGGcctatacattttcatttcaccacATACATTTGTCACTGTTGTCGCAAATCACAAATTTGTAAAGGGATgcggttttttcttttttgctgaaGAGACTCACAAACTGTAGTCAGGGGACCCTGTGGATTCCTGTAGGTGCGGCATGGGGtccacataaaaataaaatgaaattgcaacaaaacaagaacaaacatTTTTACTTCATAGAATATCTGGTTTATATTTTCTTATGtattatatacaaatacatcTTGTGTGCTTTATTCATCTTTGGTAACATGGTaattattatgtaattattataattaaggGAGAgtcatcataaatgtaacagtcCGAATGTATTTAGCCTAGTActgtgcaattttatttaaaacagctTTGACGTCAGTAGTTATTAGccttttcatttgcattcatacTTTAATCAGCCAGTCAGTTTATTAATTCTTTAGTATTCAGGGCAGCagcaatttacaaacaaataggcctacatagcctatatatgcaaaattttattttaaattttaagtcTTGCATTTAcggatatttttttacattgcgtAATATATCATTACTTTGTCATAATATGTCATTACACAATGCTTAGGTTTGCAAAATTTGACTTTTCAAAATAAGAAATGTtccatgaaaatgaatgggaattcATGGGAATTAAAGGATGTTAGCAGGAATTTTGATGAATTTATGGGAATTAATAGGTGTTTCACACTTTTTGCCATCAGTTTAAACAAACTatgaaaagcaattaaaacAGGCCTTTTTATTTACAGGTTATAgcgtttcattttaaataaattgaaatttgcAGCTTTACTTGAACTTAAGTTAAGTTCAATATCCTGACCACATGCATGCCTCCCTGCACAATCATTCAAGATCCTTCAGATCTTCAATCTAACCCAAACATTTTCAATCACGTTCAGAGGCTGAGATGGTTGTTGCAGGACAGTAATTTTGTGGTCAGTCCAAAATTTTTTGGTTGGTTTCATACTATGCTTGGGATTGTTGTCTTGCAACAATCAATTTGCATAGTTGAACTTGAAAGATCAATTTGCAGCCAGGTTTGAGCTCCCTGGCAGAGGGAACCAtgtttttggccaaaatgtctTGGTAGCTGCTGGAATTCATGATTTCACTGACCACAGCAAGAGCCCCAGGAtcagcaaatgcaaatgaaaaacgCGGATGTACCGCCATATTTCACCATAGGTATGATATATTGTTTTCTACATAAGCATCCTTCTTCCAATGCCAAATCTGTTGGTGGtgtgcatgacaaaaaaaaaactcaattttggTCTCACCCGACCATGACATGTGGCTCTAATCAAAGTTTCAACACTGAAAACCTTTCAAAGGAGCCTGTTGAAGTCTGACAGTAGATGCAACCAAAATTTGTCTCCTAACTGTGgctcttaatttttttttagcctccCAAACCATCTGATTCTGTGTGTGGGGGAAGATGTGCCTGGTCCCCTATCTGGCAAGTTTACTACTGTTCCACAAGTTTTAAACATATTAATGACTGATCTAACAGTGGAAAATGGCACCTTTAGTTTACTTATTTGTAACCATCTTATGATTTGTGAAGGTTAACAACTCTTAGTCTTGTTTCTTTTGAGAGTCCTTTCCCTTTCCTCGTGGTGATGGAATCCTCATTGATTTTTCATGTGTGTTACCTTATTTTTATGCCCCAGTGAAAAAGGAAGCCACTGGAGGCCACAATATAGTTCCCCAAGATACAGATGCACTTTAAAAAGGGGCATGTtgatgcagatttatttttggttagaatttcatttgaattaattattaGGGGTGTTGATAAGTGTGGCAAATGtcctttagaaaaaaatatttttctctgacCAGTAgtattcatataaaataatataattttgatgcattttggtttcaccatgtagaactaacagcatttttatgcatggtccccctatttcagggcaccataatgtttggggcaaatggTTTCACAGCTACTGACTTCCACAGGTACTGtatcacttgtctttattgatgatgtgactgctaaTGGCAACAGCAGAAGTGTCCTATCTGCTCCAGTTTAAGCAGATGCCTCCAAACTTATTGGACAGCACTACATACAACTGCAAGACAGTGATCCCGCACATACTGCTATAGCAACagaaaagctgagaatctgcactttaatcacatgtgaattgtttcattacaaatctatggagtacagagcctaatcaagaaaacatttatttgtcccaaaatattgtttattttatacagccttgtgttctcatgtttatttcaattattcacatgcacacacaaacacacacacacacacacacacacctacctcaGGATTGAGGGTTGTAGGAAATCTTACTTCAGCCCCATCTTGTGGACATATAGTGGCAAGCTCTCTGAACATGATGGTTGATTATGCTGCTGTTTCTGCAATCCATTTTTGGTGCATCAAAAGCATTTTGATTATACAAGAGGTCTACTTCTATATTCTGAACTTACTCCTCATTGGTCTTTTCTGTATCCATTTGTGAAAACCTTACTTTTAGTACAGACGTTAACAATGAGTATTATTCTAAAAAGAATCATTTTCTTTTAGAGAGCACTGTGTTATTAAGAAAATAACTTGGATCACTGCATCATAAAATTGACATTGTGTTACCAACATCTTCGTAATAAATACTTATACATAAAGAAATCTATGTATTTTAAAGGATAAACTGTAAAGCTCGTACCACTTTGAAATTGACCAAAAAGCATTGTAATCTCAGGCTTTCTCTGAAGTGATTAGTTTCTTTCCTCTTTCCGTATAAGTCTATGCACTCGTGTTATCTAGGTGTCATATACCTCATCAGTAGTTTCTTCCTGTCATGGGTTGTACCAAGCAAGATTGGTATAAATGttcatataaatttttttttgttggattcGCACAGAAAAAATGTGATAGATGTGTTTCAAATCCATGTGGCAGTGTACAATTCTTCCAACCCGTATGTCAGTTTATTACACGTTATCGGAGAAAGTAGTAAAATTCACACTACAAaacatacaatatacaaaatattggTGGTgccactttattttattatacatgGTTAGATTAATAAAGGATGACATATTTGTATGATATTACAGCCTGTACAGGAGATCTGGTTTGtccatttttgcatatttgggAATATGGTGGATGATGGTCACCATTAGCGGCCAAATCTGTCACATTACCGGTCGTGCTGTTATTAACAAAGCTACCAGTGGCACACGCTAGTCAGGAGCCACGCTGCATTTCCCCACCAGTATCTCACCAATCAGCTTCCAGTGCTGACATTCTGATGGTCCCAATGAATTTCCCCGATAGGCCGATAGGCGCATTTGCATCCAAAGCCATTAGCAGTAAACACAGAGATGATGTCTCAAAGGGGTTTTCCtgcataaacaaaaaataaaaaaattcagtcaTTTACCAGACATTTTTAGCCAAAGTGGCTTACAATATTCTATTTCAAATAAAGGATCCATTACATAAATTCTGCAGTCTCAAACTTTCCCTATGCCAACTGCCAGGAGTGAAACATAGATTGGTATATCtaatttaatcaaatatgaGTGTGTTGTGAAGTATAATCATTGGGCTTGTAATTTAgaggttgtaggttcgattcccagataggacactgcagtgtacccttgagcaaggtactcagcctgaattgcttcagcatatatccagctgtataaaagggtactgtatttaaaaaaaaatgttgtgtacaTCACTCTgaaaaagtgtctgctaaaatggctgtaattaaatgaatcagTCAGTTGCCACTAAAGGCCAATTTCAGCAGTTTTTTGTTGAGTCACTGCTTGTGGCCAATATTggtgtattattattcttggCCCTTAGACTTCCCAGTGAGAAATACAAACATTAGCCACTGCTTAGAAAGATATAAAATAGGTCTAGCTGGGTCACATTACTATGATTTTCCACTGTTACTGTtcacaaataattatatatataagttTCACAAACTGGGGTCAGTATTTGTTTCCTTATTGGTAG
It encodes:
- the papolg gene encoding poly(A) polymerase gamma; protein product: MKEMSTTSNSVLGGQQPQKHYGITSSISLAFPREIDHMYTQKLIEAMKPFGVFEDEDELNHRLAVLGKLNMFVKEWIADISDTKNLPPSAVANVGGKIFTFGSYRLGVHTKGADIDALCVAPRHVDRSDFFQSFFEKLKQLEEIKDLRAVEDAFVPVIKFKFDGIEIDLLFARLALPSIPDNLDLRGDSHLRNLDIRCIRSLNGCRVTDEILYLVPNKENFRLTLRAIKLWAKRRGIYSNMLGFLGGVSWAMLVARTCQLYPNAVAATLVHKFFLVFSKWEWPNPVLLKQPEESNLNLPVWDPRVNPSDRYHLMPIITPAYPQQNSTYNVSTSTRTIMSEEFKNGLNVTDEILQGKADWSKLFEPPNFFQKYKHYIVLTASASTEENHLEWIGLVESKIRVLVGNLERNEYITLAHVNPQSFPGSKENSSENEYISRWFIGIIFKKVENAESVNIDLTYDIQAFTDTVYRQANNINMLKDGMKIEATHVKKRQLHQYLPPEVLQKKKRSMADLNRSSGGGTKRASLDSSTLDSSRDTDSGTPFTSPTPVIKPRKPASDTDDSITPPKPPALLFAESPPPEEASPQSTEQGMSIPVIGSNPVATPPAMSAAPPPGSTIPTVVGRSVVPRHGSPGGPSELPNGVSAAPVVNGTAAAKRPHSPSLEESPKRLKDADKLFLGDSEFKEPYPPPSNGQEQGDSPAVEGPAEVQAMPIPTIDTSRTQRLPSKELPDASSPLPTSNLRVIKNSIRLTLNR